A window of the Cannabis sativa cultivar Pink pepper isolate KNU-18-1 chromosome X, ASM2916894v1, whole genome shotgun sequence genome harbors these coding sequences:
- the LOC115711844 gene encoding protein CUP-SHAPED COTYLEDON 3 yields the protein MLGMEEVLLELSGEHINEQGLPPGFRFHPTDEELITFYLASKVFNGTLCGVDIVEVDLNRCEPWELPDVAKMGEKEWFFFSLRDRKYPTGLRTNRATGAGYWKATGKDREVYSASNGSLLGMKKTLVFYKGRAPRGEKTKWVMHEYRLDGNFSSRHTRKEEWVICRIYHKTGEKKNPIFHGRQSCLPALLEAQPTPTPMKASSSLLEEYEFTTQNPMRTIPSQNLFLNSGSGNDLKSLITNNPVVSQSHLFPIHGLSTSSTIATTNKNPSISTSSSSSVLFKSLLSHQNSTWNNKQQCQEQPLTVPKQCKTETNFSHFQAATQPLLSSSTHPDKDNYNNFLPNNYNNNNTMLFESDDYGVLGLLSSSSNAAPLPTHLHDMSTSAAANFNRTGSQFRTPLSDPLIKLAGGESWTPFDAY from the exons atgtTGGGCATGGAAGAAGTTCTTCTTGAGCTGAGTGGAGAACACATAAACGAGCAAGGCTTGCCCCCTGGGTTTCGGTTCCACCCCACTGATGAAGAGCTCATCACTTTCTACTTGGCTTCCAAAGTCTTCAATGGAACCCTTTGTGGAGTTGACATTGTTGAGGTTGATCTCAACAGATGCGAGCCTTGGGAACTACcag ACGTGGCTAAGATGGGAGAGAAAGAGTGGTTCTTTTTCAGCCTAAGGGACAGAAAATACCCAACTGGGTTGAGAACCAACAGAGCCACCGGAGCTGGGTACTGGAAAGCCACCGGAAAAGATAGAGAGGTTTACAGTGCCTCCAATGGATCTCTGCTTGGTATGAAGAAGACTCTTGTCTTTTACAAGGGCCGTGCCCCACGAGGCGAGAAGACCAAGTGGGTCATGCACGAGTATCGTCTCGACGGTAATTTTTCATCCCGTCACACGCGAaag GAGGAATGGGTGATATGCAGAATATATCACAAAACTGGAGAGAAGAAAAATCCCATCTTTCACGGACGACAGAGTTGCTTGCCTGCGTTGCTAGAAGCCCAACCCACTCCAACTCCAATGAAggcatcatcatcattattagAAGAATATGAATTCACAACTCAAAACCCAATGCGAACCATCCCAAGCCAAAACCTTTTCCTGAACAGTGGTAGTGGTAATGACTTGAAAAGCCTCATTACTAATAACCCAGTTGTCTCCCAATCACACCTCTTCCCGATACATGGTTTATCCACCAGTAGTACCATAGCCACAACAAACAAAAACCCATCAAtatcaacatcatcatcatcatctgtgTTATTCAAGTCCCTCCTCTCACATCAAAATAGCACATGGAATAATAAGCAGCAATGCCAAGAACAACCATTAACTGTTCCCAAACAGTGCAAGACAGAGACTAACTTTTCTCATTTCCAAGCAGCAACACAACCACTCCTCTCCTCCTCCACTCATCCTGATAAAGATAACTATAACAACTTTCTGCCtaataattacaataataataataccatGCTTTTCGAGAGCGATGATTATGGAGTACTGGGGCTGTTATCCTCTTCATCGAATGCTGCTCCTCTTCCTACTCATCTCCATGATATGTCCACTTCAGCAGCAGCCAACTTCAACAGGACCGGCTCTCAGTTTCGGACTCCCTTATCAGATCCTCTCATCAAACTCGCTGGAGGAGAATCTTGGACACCTTTCGATGCTTATTAA